In the Acropora muricata isolate sample 2 chromosome 10, ASM3666990v1, whole genome shotgun sequence genome, one interval contains:
- the LOC136930997 gene encoding elongation factor-like GTPase 1 isoform X1, with translation MRTTTPQHLSELQKNPKNIRNICILAHVDHGKTTIADALVASNGIISQRLAGKLRYMDSREDEQLRGITMKSSAISLLFSKENEDFIVNLIDSPGHVDFSSEVSTAVRLCDGAIVVVDVVEGVCPQTHVVLRQAWLENIRPCLVLNKIDRLITELKYSPTEAHFHLQQTLEKVNAVMAALFTSEVLEKNSSKAAPVNEKNKKILKDEGAVSIDEWSSGLEETDDSSLYFSPDLGNVLFSSAIDGWGFSIDDFARMYSSKLGINEGILKKTLWGDFYLHAKSKRILGGAQAKAKKPLFVQFVLENLWAVYDALLRRDKIKTDQIVKSLNLKISARDSRHTDGRVHLKALFDQWLPLSASLLSMVVDKLPSPMEIHSERVEKLMCSGLRTFDSLPDKTQSLKQDFLACSSADDAPVIVFVSKMFAVEDSVLPKHRKRPLTQEEIAARREQARQRHAEMLASNSRLENGTPLILEPVGGEKNENENCEKQEKLTKDKDIPKNHVLAFARVYSGSIKKGQKLYVLGPKHDPRDTPCENIAPSDTQDPSLSNSSVKDGISEGLSAAKSVDRGTNQHVAAFTVQDLYLLMGRELESLDSVPAGNVLGIGGLDSHVLKSATISSTVTCPPFTALPMEARPIVRVAVEPVHPADMPALARGLRLLNQADPCVETFVQETGEHVIVGAGEVHLQRCIDDLEQRFAGIKLNVSAPIVPFRETIVLPPTVDRVNEAIVSETSTVQTKQIDNEEGGEGNKTTLDKDKGLIEIKTANRMCTLHIRAVPLPAEVTRLLESKSDLIKVLVTVSSASTVTERRQLASEVNASTREALKTFYQDLCAAFKEAGNAWHGAADNIWAFGPRRIGSNVLLNRVPEYNRPSMWQNVGIADDINQPPADASSRDYDNSVVSGFQLASLAGPLCEEPLMGVCFVIEKWTLLEKEMTSLVASDTGSTGLTSSGEEESGHEEKANDENNLKDVEITEINEGAGGDQDETNEVDEETSLTTQELRNDNSTNTSSRDNNPSKKLNRFGPFSGQLMSAVKEGCRRAFLLQPVRLMAAMYTCDIQATAEVLGRMYAVVAKREGRVLKEEMKEGSDVFDVTAVLPVAESFGFSEDIRKRTSGLANPQLVFSHWEVVDIDPYWVPTTEEEYTHFGEKADSDNQARKYMNSVRRRKGLYVEEKTVEHAEKQRTLKK, from the exons ATGAGGACCACGACACCACAGCATCTCTCTGAACTTCAGAAAAACCCGAAAAACATTAGAAATATCTGTATATTGGCACATGTAGATCATG GAAAAACAACAATAGCTGATGCTCTGGTAGCCAGCAATGGGATAATTTCACAGCGTTTGGCAGGAAAG CTGAGGTACATGGATAGCAGAGAAGATGAACAACTCAGAGGAATTACAATGAAATCAAGTGCAATCTCTTTGCTtttttcaaaag AAAATGAAGATTTTATAGTAAATCTTATTGACTCTCCTGGCCATGTGGATTTCTCCAGTGAG GTTTCAACTGCTGTTCGACTGTGTGATGGTGCAATTGTTGTCGTAGATGTAGTGGAAGGAGTGTGTCCACAG ACCCACGTGGTGTTGCGGCAAGCTTGGTTAGAAAATATTAGACCATGTCTGGTGTTGAATAAAATAGACCGGCTCATAACAGAGCTGAAGTATTCTCCTACAGAGGCACACTTTCATTTGCAACAGACTCTTGAAAAG GTGAATGCCGTGATGGCTGCATTGTTCACTAGCGAGGTCTTGGAAAAAAATTCCTCCAAAGCTGCACCAGTGAACGAGAAGAACAAGAAGATTCTAAAGGATGAAGGGGCTGTTTCTATCGATGAATGGAGCTCGGGATTAGAGGAAACCGATGACTCTTCCTTGTATTTTTCACCTGACTTGGGCAACGTTCTGTTTAGCAGTGCCATCGATGGCTGGGGATTTAG CATCGACGACTTCGCCAGAATGTATTCCAGTAAACTTGGCATTAATGAGGGAATTCTAAAAAAGACTCTGTGGGGCGACTTTTATCTTCACGCCAAATCGAAGAGAATCCTTGGAGGAGCTCAAGCCAAAGCGAAGAAACCGCTGTTTGTTCAATTTGTGTTGGAGAATCTCTGGGCGGTTTATGATGCTCTTCTGAGGAG GGACAAAATCAAAACGGATCAGATTGTGAAATCTCTGAATTTGAAGATATCCGCTAGAGATAGCAGACACACTGATGGCCGAGTCCATCTTAAAGCTTTGTTTGATCAATGGCTTCCCTTGTCCGCCTCTTTGCTGTCCATGGTCGTTGACAAACTTCCGAGTCCAATGGAAATTCACAGCGAGCGAGTGGAAAAGCTGATGTGTAGCGGCCTAAGAACATTCGACTCATTGCCTGACAAGACACAAAGCTTGAAGCAAG ATTTTCTTGCCTGCTCTTCCGCCGATGATGCGCCTGTCATTGTGTTTGTTTCGAAAATGTTTGCTGTTGAAGATAGTGTCCTTCCAAAACACAGGAAAAG GCCTCTAACGCAAGAGGAAATTGCGGCTCGACGGGAGCAAGCCCGACAGAGGCACGCTGAGATGTTGGCAAGCAATTCCCGTCTTGAAAATGGAACCCCTCTCATCCTTGAACCTGTTGGAGGAGagaaaaacgaaaatgaaaactgcgaaaaacaagaaaagctaaCCAAGGATAAAGACATTCCTAAGAACCACGTGCTGGCGTTCGCACGAGTCTACAGCGGAAGCATAAAGAAGGGTCAGAAGCTATACGTTCTGGGACCTAAACATGACCCACGAGATACTCCCTGTGAAAACATCGCCCCGTCGGATACCCAAGATCCATCGCTTTCGAATAG CAGTGTTAAAGATGGCATAAGCGAGGGTCTATCCGCAGCCAAATCAGTGGACAGAGGTACAAACCAGCACGTGGCAGCTTTCACTGTGCAAGATCTCTACTTACTGATGGGTCGAGAACTCGAGAGCCTCGATTCCGTGCCGGCCGGGAATGTCCTGGGGATAGGTGGTCTGGACAGTCACGTACTCAAGTCTGCGACAATCTCCAGTACTGTCACGTGTCCTCCCTTCACTGCGCTTCCAATGGAGGCTCGACCAATCGTCCGTGTGGCTGTGGAGCCAGTCCACCCGGCCGATATGCCTGCGCTGGCCAGGGGACTGAGGCTACTGAATCAAGCCGATCCTTGTGTGGAGACGTTTGTGCAAGAAACTG GTGAGCACGTGATTGTTGGTGCAGGCGAGGTCCATCTGCAGCGCTGCATTGATGATCTCGAGCAGCGCTTCGCTGGAATCAAGCTGAACGTATCGGCGCCTATTGTTCCGTTCAGGGAAACCATTGTACTACCACCCACTGTGGACAGAGTGAACGAGGCCATTGTGAGCGAAACCAGCACTGTGCAAACCAAACAGATTGATAACGAAGAGGGAGGGGAGGGAAATAAGACTACcctggacaaagacaaaggtCTGATTGAAATCAAAACCGCAAACAGGATGTGTACTTTGCACATTAGAGCAGTTCCGCTTCCGGCGGAGGTGACGCGGTTACTTGAAAGCAAAAGCGACTTGATCAAGGTTTTGGTGACAGTTTCATCTGCCTCGACTGTCACTGAACGAAGGCAGTTGGCTTCTGAAGTTAACGCGTCCACTAGAGAAGCGTTGAAAACGTTTTATCAAGACCTATGTGCCGCTTTTAAGGAGGCGGGAAACGCGTGGCACGGAGCAGCGGATAATATCTGGGCGTTTGGTCCGCGCCGGATTGGAAGCAATGTGTTGTTAAACAGGGTCCCTGAATATAATCGACCTTCTATGTGGCAAAATGTAGGGATAGCAG ACGATATAAATCAGCCTCCTGCGGATGCAAGTAGCCGCGATTATGACAACAGTGTAGTCAGCGGCTTTCAGTTAGCGAGCCTCGCAGGACCTCTTTGCGAAGAACCTTTGATGGGCGTGTGTTTCGTCATAGAAAAATGGACTCTACTAGAAAAGGAAATGACGTCATTGGTGGCTAGTGATACAGGTTCGACCGGATTGACCAGTTCTGGGGAAGAAGAATCGGGTCATGAAGAAAAAGCgaacgatgaaaacaatttgaaGGACGTTGAAATTACGGAGATTAACGAGGGTGCTGGCGGAGACCAGGACGAAACTAACGAAGTAGACGAAGAGACTTCGTTGACTACACAGGAATTACGAAATGACAACTCTACAAACACTAGCTCTAGGGATAACAATCCTTCCAAAAAACTAAATAGGTTCGGTCCATTTTCCGGGCAGCTCATGTCCGCTGTCAAAGAAGGCTGCAGGCGCGCTTTTCTGCTTCAACCAGTTCGTTTAATGGCAGCTATGTACACCTGCGACATCCAAGCTACTGCTGAGGTCTTGGGACGAATGTACGCTGTTGTTGCAAAGCGAGAGGGACGGGTGTTGAAGGAAGAGATGAAGGAAGGCTCTGATGTGTTTGACGTCACGGCTGTTCTCCCGGTGGCCGAGAGTTTTGGTTTCTCTGAAGACATTAGAAAACGCACGAGTGGACTGGCTAATCCACAGCTTGTCTTTAGCCACTGGGAG gttGTAGATATTGACCCTTATTGGGTCCCAACGACCGAGGAAGAGTACACTCACTTCGGTGAGAAAGCCGACTCGGATAACCAGGCCCGAAAATACATGAACAGTGTGCGGCGAAGGAAGGGGCTGTACGTGGAGGAAAAGACTGTTGAACATGCAGAAAAGCAAAGGACCTTGAAAAAGTAA
- the LOC136930999 gene encoding alpha-1A adrenergic receptor-like produces the protein MASNNSFAGATAEESSLDNSSNLETGLFITIFDGTIAITGTLGNLLVLTVIFVQIRFSTVSNILIANVAAVDLLTAAVIIPGDIGRQVCERMGLCYISPTIILVYRILVQYVITAAAVALFVIAVERFIAIAFPFRYRSFFTRTRAKICVAVTWISGVLITGIFFGLNFVFIMNILCLFLVLFTLSLYIYIFSIALKHERKIVLLQVQYPDLKRSTAHPWERKSTKTMAIVLGVYLTCWVPSVVFYSVLRPTDFLFRRIQPWINSVYYLSAVLNPFIYGLRSEKFRREVRRLVNKLCPIDTIRSK, from the coding sequence ATGGCTTCAAACAATTCATTCGCGGGGGCTACAGCTGAGGAATCTTCTCTTGATAACTCATCGAACTTGGAAACGGGGCTCTTCATTACAATTTTCGATGGGACAATAGCAATCACAGGAACGCTTGGAAACCTCCTCGTTTTGACAGTAATCTTCGTGCAGATCCGATTCTCGACTGTCTCTAATATCTTAATAGCAAATGTCGCTGCAGTCGACCTTCTCACGGCCGCGGTAATCATACCAGGAGATATTGGCCGCCAGGTTTGCGAAAGAATGGGGCTCTGCTATATTTCCCCTACTATTATACTCGTTTATCGTATACTTGTGCAATATGTGATCACAGCTGCTGCAGTTGCGCTGTTTGTGATAGCAGTGGAGCGCTTTATCGCCATTGCTTTTCCTTTCCGCTATCGATCTTTCTTTACGAGGACGCGAGCGAAAATCTGCGTGGCCGTAACTTGGATTTCAGGAGTTCTCATTACCGGCATTTTCTTCGGCCTAAATTTCGTGTTTATTATGAATATTTTGTGTCTATTTTTGGTACTTTTTACGCTCTCTCTTTACATTTACATCTTCTCGATCGCCTTGAAACACGAgaggaaaattgttttgttgcaagtgCAGTACCCAGACCTCAAGCGTTCAACAGCGCACCCTTGGGAACGAAAATCGACCAAAACAATGGCTATCGTGCTTGGCGTTTACCTGACATGTTGGGTTCCTTCTGTCGTGTTTTACTCTGTTCTTCGACCAACAGATTTTCTATTTCGCAGAATTCAACCCTGGATTAACTCTGTTTACTATTTAAGTGCCGTATTGAATCCTTTCATTTACGGCTTACGCAGTGAAAAGTTTCGTAGGGAAGTGAGAAGACTGGTCAATAAGTTGTGCCCCATAGACACGATTCGTTCCAAATGA
- the LOC136930997 gene encoding elongation factor-like GTPase 1 isoform X2 — MRTTTPQHLSELQKNPKNIRNICILAHVDHGKTTIADALVASNGIISQRLAGKLRYMDSREDEQLRGITMKSSAISLLFSKENEDFIVNLIDSPGHVDFSSEVSTAVRLCDGAIVVVDVVEGVCPQTHVVLRQAWLENIRPCLVLNKIDRLITELKYSPTEAHFHLQQTLEKVNAVMAALFTSEVLEKNSSKAAPVNEKNKKILKDEGAVSIDEWSSGLEETDDSSLYFSPDLGNVLFSSAIDGWGFSIDDFARMYSSKLGINEGILKKTLWGDFYLHAKSKRILGGAQAKAKKPLFVQFVLENLWAVYDALLRRDKIKTDQIVKSLNLKISARDSRHTDGRVHLKALFDQWLPLSASLLSMVVDKLPSPMEIHSERVEKLMCSGLRTFDSLPDKTQSLKQDFLACSSADDAPVIVFVSKMFAVEDSVLPKHRKRPLTQEEIAARREQARQRHAEMLASNSRLENGTPLILEPVGGEKNENENCEKQEKLTKDKDIPKNHVLAFARVYSGSIKKGQKLYVLGPKHDPRDTPCENIAPSDTQDPSLSNSVKDGISEGLSAAKSVDRGTNQHVAAFTVQDLYLLMGRELESLDSVPAGNVLGIGGLDSHVLKSATISSTVTCPPFTALPMEARPIVRVAVEPVHPADMPALARGLRLLNQADPCVETFVQETGEHVIVGAGEVHLQRCIDDLEQRFAGIKLNVSAPIVPFRETIVLPPTVDRVNEAIVSETSTVQTKQIDNEEGGEGNKTTLDKDKGLIEIKTANRMCTLHIRAVPLPAEVTRLLESKSDLIKVLVTVSSASTVTERRQLASEVNASTREALKTFYQDLCAAFKEAGNAWHGAADNIWAFGPRRIGSNVLLNRVPEYNRPSMWQNVGIADDINQPPADASSRDYDNSVVSGFQLASLAGPLCEEPLMGVCFVIEKWTLLEKEMTSLVASDTGSTGLTSSGEEESGHEEKANDENNLKDVEITEINEGAGGDQDETNEVDEETSLTTQELRNDNSTNTSSRDNNPSKKLNRFGPFSGQLMSAVKEGCRRAFLLQPVRLMAAMYTCDIQATAEVLGRMYAVVAKREGRVLKEEMKEGSDVFDVTAVLPVAESFGFSEDIRKRTSGLANPQLVFSHWEVVDIDPYWVPTTEEEYTHFGEKADSDNQARKYMNSVRRRKGLYVEEKTVEHAEKQRTLKK; from the exons ATGAGGACCACGACACCACAGCATCTCTCTGAACTTCAGAAAAACCCGAAAAACATTAGAAATATCTGTATATTGGCACATGTAGATCATG GAAAAACAACAATAGCTGATGCTCTGGTAGCCAGCAATGGGATAATTTCACAGCGTTTGGCAGGAAAG CTGAGGTACATGGATAGCAGAGAAGATGAACAACTCAGAGGAATTACAATGAAATCAAGTGCAATCTCTTTGCTtttttcaaaag AAAATGAAGATTTTATAGTAAATCTTATTGACTCTCCTGGCCATGTGGATTTCTCCAGTGAG GTTTCAACTGCTGTTCGACTGTGTGATGGTGCAATTGTTGTCGTAGATGTAGTGGAAGGAGTGTGTCCACAG ACCCACGTGGTGTTGCGGCAAGCTTGGTTAGAAAATATTAGACCATGTCTGGTGTTGAATAAAATAGACCGGCTCATAACAGAGCTGAAGTATTCTCCTACAGAGGCACACTTTCATTTGCAACAGACTCTTGAAAAG GTGAATGCCGTGATGGCTGCATTGTTCACTAGCGAGGTCTTGGAAAAAAATTCCTCCAAAGCTGCACCAGTGAACGAGAAGAACAAGAAGATTCTAAAGGATGAAGGGGCTGTTTCTATCGATGAATGGAGCTCGGGATTAGAGGAAACCGATGACTCTTCCTTGTATTTTTCACCTGACTTGGGCAACGTTCTGTTTAGCAGTGCCATCGATGGCTGGGGATTTAG CATCGACGACTTCGCCAGAATGTATTCCAGTAAACTTGGCATTAATGAGGGAATTCTAAAAAAGACTCTGTGGGGCGACTTTTATCTTCACGCCAAATCGAAGAGAATCCTTGGAGGAGCTCAAGCCAAAGCGAAGAAACCGCTGTTTGTTCAATTTGTGTTGGAGAATCTCTGGGCGGTTTATGATGCTCTTCTGAGGAG GGACAAAATCAAAACGGATCAGATTGTGAAATCTCTGAATTTGAAGATATCCGCTAGAGATAGCAGACACACTGATGGCCGAGTCCATCTTAAAGCTTTGTTTGATCAATGGCTTCCCTTGTCCGCCTCTTTGCTGTCCATGGTCGTTGACAAACTTCCGAGTCCAATGGAAATTCACAGCGAGCGAGTGGAAAAGCTGATGTGTAGCGGCCTAAGAACATTCGACTCATTGCCTGACAAGACACAAAGCTTGAAGCAAG ATTTTCTTGCCTGCTCTTCCGCCGATGATGCGCCTGTCATTGTGTTTGTTTCGAAAATGTTTGCTGTTGAAGATAGTGTCCTTCCAAAACACAGGAAAAG GCCTCTAACGCAAGAGGAAATTGCGGCTCGACGGGAGCAAGCCCGACAGAGGCACGCTGAGATGTTGGCAAGCAATTCCCGTCTTGAAAATGGAACCCCTCTCATCCTTGAACCTGTTGGAGGAGagaaaaacgaaaatgaaaactgcgaaaaacaagaaaagctaaCCAAGGATAAAGACATTCCTAAGAACCACGTGCTGGCGTTCGCACGAGTCTACAGCGGAAGCATAAAGAAGGGTCAGAAGCTATACGTTCTGGGACCTAAACATGACCCACGAGATACTCCCTGTGAAAACATCGCCCCGTCGGATACCCAAGATCCATCGCTTTCGAATAG TGTTAAAGATGGCATAAGCGAGGGTCTATCCGCAGCCAAATCAGTGGACAGAGGTACAAACCAGCACGTGGCAGCTTTCACTGTGCAAGATCTCTACTTACTGATGGGTCGAGAACTCGAGAGCCTCGATTCCGTGCCGGCCGGGAATGTCCTGGGGATAGGTGGTCTGGACAGTCACGTACTCAAGTCTGCGACAATCTCCAGTACTGTCACGTGTCCTCCCTTCACTGCGCTTCCAATGGAGGCTCGACCAATCGTCCGTGTGGCTGTGGAGCCAGTCCACCCGGCCGATATGCCTGCGCTGGCCAGGGGACTGAGGCTACTGAATCAAGCCGATCCTTGTGTGGAGACGTTTGTGCAAGAAACTG GTGAGCACGTGATTGTTGGTGCAGGCGAGGTCCATCTGCAGCGCTGCATTGATGATCTCGAGCAGCGCTTCGCTGGAATCAAGCTGAACGTATCGGCGCCTATTGTTCCGTTCAGGGAAACCATTGTACTACCACCCACTGTGGACAGAGTGAACGAGGCCATTGTGAGCGAAACCAGCACTGTGCAAACCAAACAGATTGATAACGAAGAGGGAGGGGAGGGAAATAAGACTACcctggacaaagacaaaggtCTGATTGAAATCAAAACCGCAAACAGGATGTGTACTTTGCACATTAGAGCAGTTCCGCTTCCGGCGGAGGTGACGCGGTTACTTGAAAGCAAAAGCGACTTGATCAAGGTTTTGGTGACAGTTTCATCTGCCTCGACTGTCACTGAACGAAGGCAGTTGGCTTCTGAAGTTAACGCGTCCACTAGAGAAGCGTTGAAAACGTTTTATCAAGACCTATGTGCCGCTTTTAAGGAGGCGGGAAACGCGTGGCACGGAGCAGCGGATAATATCTGGGCGTTTGGTCCGCGCCGGATTGGAAGCAATGTGTTGTTAAACAGGGTCCCTGAATATAATCGACCTTCTATGTGGCAAAATGTAGGGATAGCAG ACGATATAAATCAGCCTCCTGCGGATGCAAGTAGCCGCGATTATGACAACAGTGTAGTCAGCGGCTTTCAGTTAGCGAGCCTCGCAGGACCTCTTTGCGAAGAACCTTTGATGGGCGTGTGTTTCGTCATAGAAAAATGGACTCTACTAGAAAAGGAAATGACGTCATTGGTGGCTAGTGATACAGGTTCGACCGGATTGACCAGTTCTGGGGAAGAAGAATCGGGTCATGAAGAAAAAGCgaacgatgaaaacaatttgaaGGACGTTGAAATTACGGAGATTAACGAGGGTGCTGGCGGAGACCAGGACGAAACTAACGAAGTAGACGAAGAGACTTCGTTGACTACACAGGAATTACGAAATGACAACTCTACAAACACTAGCTCTAGGGATAACAATCCTTCCAAAAAACTAAATAGGTTCGGTCCATTTTCCGGGCAGCTCATGTCCGCTGTCAAAGAAGGCTGCAGGCGCGCTTTTCTGCTTCAACCAGTTCGTTTAATGGCAGCTATGTACACCTGCGACATCCAAGCTACTGCTGAGGTCTTGGGACGAATGTACGCTGTTGTTGCAAAGCGAGAGGGACGGGTGTTGAAGGAAGAGATGAAGGAAGGCTCTGATGTGTTTGACGTCACGGCTGTTCTCCCGGTGGCCGAGAGTTTTGGTTTCTCTGAAGACATTAGAAAACGCACGAGTGGACTGGCTAATCCACAGCTTGTCTTTAGCCACTGGGAG gttGTAGATATTGACCCTTATTGGGTCCCAACGACCGAGGAAGAGTACACTCACTTCGGTGAGAAAGCCGACTCGGATAACCAGGCCCGAAAATACATGAACAGTGTGCGGCGAAGGAAGGGGCTGTACGTGGAGGAAAAGACTGTTGAACATGCAGAAAAGCAAAGGACCTTGAAAAAGTAA